A window of Cryptomeria japonica chromosome 3, Sugi_1.0, whole genome shotgun sequence contains these coding sequences:
- the LOC131035592 gene encoding uncharacterized protein LOC131035592, whose amino-acid sequence MELNLSSSVTHNLTAAQESCGQLLEGLTPRVQLRETRSAYFINVNLSGFRKEDIRLEMDNTRTLIIRGHRYLQGMGKVEWTWHLMESGGRSFRKPFRIPQNVNVGAMTGTFHQGVLHVLMPKFRWTSRFTPYNINRSDAQDDQALEEAAQEEAKENAGGSHGAEKVEGYVGTQSSEDKDGHGQKPPEISRVEEKSNLNDTHLQQERIKEVAAAAASTPNDKTEETVQQHQPATAPDLHHHEKPSFLDSKGDFVGTQSNEEKDGHDQKPPEISTVKGKSNLDDNHLQQEGIDEVGTAVSKSCDNTEEPVQQHQPETASDLHHHEKPSCLDSKGEAGEEVAENVVEDMGILTDHKEKDEQKDALNVLAEEVIAQLEIACPLNSEAEKDSDDAKPEPETVISSNGIDDYSGIISDWNYGETFWSRRKIVVALLVSSVAAIAAFKLMRR is encoded by the exons ATGGAGTTGAATTTGTCATCTAGTGTTACACACAACTTAACTGCTGCACAGGAGAGCTGTGGACAGTTGCTTGAAGGACTCACTCCTCGTGTGCAATTGAGAGAGACTCGCTCAGCATACTTTATCAATGTTAATCTTTCAG GTTTCAGGAAAGAAGATATCAGGCTGGAGATGGATAATACACGTACTCTGATAATACGTGGACATAGATATTTGCAAGGAATGGGGAAGGTGGAATGGACATGGCACCTGATGGAAAGTGGGGGCCGAAGTTTCAGAAAGCCTTTCAGAATTCCCCAAAATGTTAATGTGGGAGCCATGACTGGTACTTTTCATCAAGGAGTACTTCATGTCCTCATGCCCAAGTTCAGGTGGACCAGTAGATTCACTCCCTACAATATCAATCGCTCTGATGCACAGGATGATCAGGCCTTGGAGGAAGCAGCGCAAGAAGAAGCCAAAGAAAATGCTGGTGGCAGCCATGGTGCTGAAAAGGTTGAAGGTTATGTGGGGACTCAAAGCAGTGAAGATAAAGATGGGCATGGTCAGAAGCCCCCTGAGATTAGCAGAGTGGAAGAAAAATCAAATCTTAATGATACCCATTTGCAGCAGGAGAGGATTAAAGAGGTGGCTGCTGCTGCTGCTTCAACTCCTAATGACAAGACTGAAGAGACAGTGCAGCAACATCAGCCTGCAACAGCCCCTGATCTTCACCATCATGAGAAGCCATCATTTTTGGATTCAAAAGGTGATTTTGTGGGCACTCAaagcaatgaagaaaaagatgggCATGATCAGAAGCCCCCTGAGATTAGCACAGTAAAAGGAAAATCCAATCTTGATGATAACCATTTGCAGCAGGAGGGGATTGATGAGGTGGGTACTGCTGTTTCAAAGTCTTGTGACAATACAGAAGAGCCAGTGCAGCAACATCAGCCTGAAACAGCATctgatcttcatcatcatgaaaagCCATCATGTTTGGATTCAAAAGGTGAGGCAGGTGAGGAAGTTGCAGAAAATGTTGTAGAAGACATGGGCATTCTGACAGACCATAAAGAGAAAGATGAACAGAAGGATGCCTTGAATGTTCTAGCAGAAGAAGTGATTGCTCAGCTTGAAATAGCATGCCCACTAAATTCAGAAGCAGAGAAAGATTCTGATGATGCCAAGCCAGAGCCAGAAACAGTGATTTCTTCTAATGGAATTGATGATTACAGTGGCATTATTTCTGATTGgaattatggtgagacattttggTCAAGGAGAAAGATAGTGGTAGCTCTGTTGGTGTCCTCTGTTGCTGCCATTGCAGCTTTCAAATTGATGCGCCGATAA
- the LOC131035595 gene encoding uncharacterized protein LOC131035595, whose amino-acid sequence MESVSRSSDGSEHLSVSTQGFNPPFEMVQTGDSHIIVAYVPGFRKEDIRVQVNNGETIKISGDKILRELVMTRRSLHIFERSVSRGFSRSFRIPHNVNINAIGAKFHDHVLYVVMPKNSQGVSDDPNPSHTTSSLREIDQQEEEVQPVNECYCSPDPDFPSQKDGDEKIEAQRSMTGMEEEKSSRQGKYCSEGGGEGGGEGLKSGFDYSRIFSKRTTILVSIGVASLAIFAAHKIMSRRK is encoded by the exons ATGGAGTCGGTTAGCCGTTCTTCAGATGGGTCTGAACATCTTTCAGTATCAACCCAAGGCTTTAATCCTCCCTTCGAAATGGTCCAAACGGGGGACTCCCACATCATTGTTGCTTATGTACCAG GATTCAGGAAGGAAGACATAAGGGTGCAGGTCAACAATGGTGAAACGATAAAAATAAGTGGAGATAAAATTTTGAGAGAATTGGTAATGACAAGACGGTCATTACATATATTTGAGAGATCAGTAAGTCGTGGGTTTTCCAGGAGTTTCAGGATTCCCCACAACGTGAATATCAATGCTATTGGTGCAAAATTCCATGACCATGTTTTATATGTTGTGATGCCCAAGAATTCACAGGGAGTTTCAGATGATCCAAATCCATCACACACAACTTCAAGCCTGAGAGAGATAGATCAGCAAGAAGAAGAAGTGCAGCCTGTAAATGAATGCTATTGTTCACCGGACCCGGATTTTCCCTCACAAAAAGATGGCGATGAAAAAATTGAGGCACAAAGATCTATGACAGGAATGGAGGAGGAAAAAAGTAGCAGACAAGGAAAATATTGTTCAGAAGGTGGGGGAGAAGGAGGAGGAGAAGGGTTAAAAAGTGGATTCGATTACAGCCGAATCTTTTCTAAACGAACTACTATTTTGGTCTCCATTGGCGTGGCATCTCTTGCTATTTTTGCAGCTCATAAAATTATGTCTCGTCGAAAATAG